Proteins found in one Arthrobacter pascens genomic segment:
- a CDS encoding FAD-binding oxidoreductase, with amino-acid sequence MITTKELAAELAGRILTDPAELVRYSTDASRAAPQGLPLAVLTARSTEDVAAGVRWAGRNNIPVSVRGAGTGLAGGAVAYAEGLVISLAEMDTILSIDPGNRLAEVQAGVITADIDAAAAEFGLMYAPDPASYRQSTIGGNIATNAGGLRCVKYGVTTDSVAGLEVVLADGEIIRTGSTTRKNVVGYDLTSLFVGSEGTLGIVTAATVRLVPRPAGKAVTFRATFPSASSAGRAVTAIMNSSVVPEVLELMDRASVEIVEKFHPTGLSTDGAAILVGQFISVSSEEDAAVAAWLCREAGATDVEQAEGDVLLEARRVSGKALDARGLRASCDVAVPIARLADMFEALEKISADEGVAIPTFAHAGDGNLHPSVVITDESAGAYAAAERILDLITDRALSLGGTLSGEHGVGSLKFGSLTKQLDPATRAAHQRIKHAFDPQGILTPGRGV; translated from the coding sequence ATGATCACAACCAAAGAACTGGCAGCAGAGCTCGCAGGCAGGATTTTGACAGACCCGGCCGAGCTGGTTCGCTACAGTACGGACGCCTCCCGGGCGGCACCCCAGGGACTGCCGCTCGCTGTCCTCACCGCCCGGAGCACGGAGGATGTGGCAGCCGGGGTCCGCTGGGCGGGGCGAAACAACATCCCCGTTTCCGTCCGTGGCGCCGGCACCGGCCTGGCCGGCGGCGCCGTCGCCTACGCTGAGGGTCTGGTCATTTCGCTTGCAGAAATGGACACCATTCTCAGCATCGATCCCGGCAATCGATTGGCGGAGGTCCAGGCCGGAGTCATCACCGCGGACATCGACGCTGCCGCCGCCGAATTCGGCCTGATGTACGCCCCCGACCCCGCCAGCTACCGCCAGTCAACAATCGGCGGCAACATTGCCACAAACGCCGGCGGGCTCCGCTGCGTGAAGTACGGCGTAACCACCGACAGCGTGGCTGGCCTGGAGGTTGTGCTGGCCGACGGCGAAATCATCCGCACCGGTTCAACAACGCGCAAGAACGTGGTGGGATACGACCTCACCAGCCTTTTTGTCGGCTCTGAAGGAACCCTGGGGATCGTTACCGCCGCGACCGTCAGGCTCGTGCCCCGCCCAGCCGGCAAAGCAGTCACCTTCCGCGCAACATTTCCCTCAGCCTCCTCCGCGGGCAGGGCGGTGACCGCGATCATGAACAGCTCCGTGGTCCCCGAGGTCCTCGAACTGATGGACCGGGCCAGCGTGGAGATCGTTGAAAAGTTCCATCCCACGGGACTGTCCACCGACGGGGCGGCAATACTCGTCGGTCAGTTCATTTCGGTCAGTTCGGAGGAAGACGCTGCGGTGGCTGCATGGCTCTGCAGGGAAGCAGGAGCCACCGATGTGGAACAGGCCGAAGGCGACGTACTCCTTGAAGCACGCCGGGTCTCCGGTAAGGCGCTTGATGCCAGGGGCCTGCGCGCGTCCTGCGACGTCGCCGTTCCAATCGCCCGGCTGGCCGACATGTTCGAGGCGCTGGAGAAAATCAGTGCGGACGAGGGCGTGGCCATACCCACGTTCGCGCATGCCGGCGATGGAAACCTCCACCCTTCCGTCGTCATAACCGATGAGTCGGCCGGGGCGTACGCGGCAGCGGAACGGATCCTGGACCTCATCACAGACAGGGCGCTGAGCCTGGGCGGAACGCTCAGCGGTGAACATGGCGTCGGATCGCTCAAATTCGGGTCACTCACCAAGCAGCTGGATCCTGCCACCCGGGCAGCGCACCAGCGGATCAAGCACGCCTTTGACCCCCAGGGAATCCTCACTCCAGGCCGCGGCGTCTAG
- a CDS encoding amino acid ABC transporter permease: MDTFLTILQGVPMTIGLTVAALAIGAVGGIPLALGRRSNIPGIRFVAVSLIEVLRGIPPIVWLFIIYFGLGTALPMLDPLTSAIIGLGLISCAYMAEIYRGGLSAITRGQWEAGEALGMGRQSVLTFIIGPQVFRVSVPAAASYAIGLIKDSSVAYTIGVSEIVYFANDQSRQSSDALGPFFLAALVYVIMTIPCAWVTRALDARLRKRVAR; this comes from the coding sequence ATGGATACTTTCCTGACCATCCTTCAGGGCGTCCCGATGACCATTGGGCTGACGGTCGCTGCCCTTGCCATCGGCGCCGTCGGAGGCATCCCGCTGGCGCTGGGCCGCCGCTCGAACATTCCAGGGATCAGGTTCGTTGCCGTGTCCCTGATCGAAGTCCTGCGCGGCATCCCGCCGATCGTCTGGCTGTTCATCATCTACTTCGGCCTCGGTACGGCCTTGCCGATGCTGGATCCCCTCACTTCGGCCATCATCGGCCTGGGACTGATTTCCTGCGCCTATATGGCCGAGATCTACCGGGGTGGCCTTTCGGCCATTACCCGGGGCCAGTGGGAAGCCGGCGAAGCGCTCGGCATGGGCAGACAGTCGGTGCTGACGTTCATCATCGGCCCCCAGGTCTTCCGTGTATCGGTTCCGGCCGCGGCGAGCTACGCCATCGGACTGATCAAAGACTCGTCAGTGGCCTACACCATCGGCGTTTCCGAAATCGTGTACTTCGCCAACGACCAGTCCCGCCAAAGTTCGGACGCCCTCGGTCCGTTCTTCCTTGCGGCCCTGGTGTACGTCATCATGACCATCCCCTGCGCCTGGGTGACCCGGGCCCTTGACGCCCGGCTGCGGAAGCGAGTAGCACGATGA
- a CDS encoding substrate-binding periplasmic protein — MKNQKTAFLAALAFGATALSGCSAAATAQNADCKPAHTFPTVAEGKLSVVLYDLPPFSKLEGNKVTGVDGDIVNAIAEMECLTVSAKSVATAANIPTVQAGRADVSIAAWYRTASRAEIVGLTDPIYTDQMAIISKDGLDDAEQLKGKSVGTVDGYLWVDDMKKLLGDSLKVYPTTLNMNQDLAAGRIDVGIDSYGSAQFNKKGDLKVAVIKPHEAIAASKEAAQIAIPVPQKNTELLAALNADLKTLRESGKLEEILKANGLDASAADTGEARLIK, encoded by the coding sequence ATGAAGAACCAGAAAACCGCCTTCCTTGCAGCGCTCGCCTTCGGGGCCACGGCCCTGAGCGGCTGCAGCGCCGCCGCCACCGCCCAGAACGCGGACTGCAAGCCTGCCCATACATTCCCGACCGTTGCCGAAGGCAAACTCTCAGTGGTCCTGTACGACCTGCCCCCGTTCTCGAAGCTTGAAGGCAACAAAGTGACCGGTGTCGACGGCGACATTGTGAACGCCATCGCCGAGATGGAATGCCTGACAGTTTCGGCGAAATCCGTTGCCACTGCAGCGAACATCCCCACTGTCCAGGCCGGCCGGGCCGACGTGTCCATCGCGGCGTGGTACCGCACAGCTTCCCGGGCTGAGATCGTGGGCCTCACCGACCCGATTTATACGGACCAGATGGCCATCATCTCCAAGGACGGGCTGGATGACGCCGAGCAACTCAAGGGCAAGAGCGTCGGGACCGTGGACGGGTACCTGTGGGTGGACGACATGAAGAAGCTCCTCGGAGATTCCCTCAAGGTCTACCCGACCACGCTGAACATGAACCAGGACCTTGCTGCCGGCCGTATCGACGTCGGAATCGATAGCTACGGTTCAGCCCAGTTCAACAAAAAGGGCGATCTCAAAGTCGCCGTGATCAAGCCCCATGAGGCCATTGCCGCGTCCAAGGAAGCGGCACAGATCGCCATCCCCGTTCCGCAGAAGAATACCGAACTGCTGGCGGCCCTGAACGCCGACCTGAAGACGCTGCGGGAAAGCGGAAAGCTCGAGGAAATCCTCAAGGCCAACGGCCTGGACGCTTCCGCGGCGGACACCGGTGAGGCGCGCCTCATCAAGTAG
- a CDS encoding amino acid ABC transporter ATP-binding protein — protein sequence MHEKPLTKPLAIQLESVAKKYGDHTVINNVSLSVREGEVTAIIGPSGAGKSTLLRCINLLERPDTGCITVEGSQIDASTNFTAKDLAALRRNVGMVFQSFNLFPHLNVLRNVSLAQERVLGRSRQEADVRSMKLLERVGLADKAKQYPSRCSGGQQQRIAIARALALDPRVMLFDEPTSALDPEVGLEVLAVMKELAAEGMTMVVVTHEMQFARDVSDHLVVMANGAILEEGDPEEIFTNPVQTRTREFLRAVLER from the coding sequence ATGCATGAGAAGCCCCTGACAAAACCACTGGCCATCCAGCTTGAGTCCGTAGCCAAGAAATATGGGGATCACACGGTCATCAACAACGTCTCGCTGTCGGTGCGGGAGGGGGAGGTGACGGCCATCATCGGTCCCAGTGGTGCGGGCAAGAGCACTCTGCTGCGCTGCATCAATCTTCTGGAACGCCCTGACACAGGATGTATCACGGTGGAGGGCAGCCAGATCGATGCCAGCACCAACTTCACCGCTAAGGACCTGGCTGCCCTGCGACGGAACGTCGGAATGGTTTTCCAGTCTTTCAACCTCTTCCCGCACCTGAACGTCCTGCGCAACGTGAGTCTTGCGCAGGAGCGCGTCCTGGGACGCTCACGCCAGGAAGCCGATGTCCGCTCCATGAAACTGCTGGAGCGTGTGGGCCTGGCCGACAAGGCCAAACAGTACCCGTCCCGCTGTTCCGGCGGCCAGCAACAACGTATCGCCATCGCACGGGCGCTGGCCTTGGACCCGCGCGTCATGCTCTTCGATGAACCCACGTCAGCCCTGGACCCTGAGGTCGGCCTCGAGGTCCTGGCAGTGATGAAGGAACTGGCTGCGGAGGGCATGACCATGGTCGTGGTGACCCACGAAATGCAGTTTGCCCGGGACGTCTCCGATCATTTGGTGGTCATGGCCAACGGGGCGATCCTGGAAGAAGGCGACCCGGAAGAGATCTTCACCAATCCCGTCCAGACGCGCACCCGCGAATTCCTCCGCGCCGTATTGGAGCGCTGA
- a CDS encoding amino acid ABC transporter permease, whose amino-acid sequence MNILNDWPSYLPGLLGGLGVSVQVALLSLLIGVPGGLLLAIGAGSKKKFVRILIIGIVEIGRGTPALVVLQIFYFGLPASGMTLTSTAASVVALATTTAAYTSEILRGGLQAVPQGEVEAAGALGMNRRDTLRFIVIPQGFRVAIPSLIGFAILIFQATSLAYTVALPELLSQAYSIGSSTFNYLSVLVLAGLMYAAITIPASWLTSRAEKRLARHL is encoded by the coding sequence ATGAATATCCTCAATGACTGGCCCTCGTACCTGCCCGGGCTGCTGGGCGGCCTGGGTGTCAGCGTCCAGGTAGCCCTGCTGAGCCTGCTCATCGGTGTGCCCGGCGGCCTGCTGCTGGCAATTGGTGCGGGCAGCAAGAAAAAATTCGTCAGGATCCTCATCATCGGCATTGTGGAGATCGGCCGCGGAACGCCGGCGCTGGTGGTCCTGCAGATCTTTTACTTCGGGCTTCCTGCCAGCGGCATGACGCTGACGTCGACAGCCGCGAGCGTCGTCGCGTTGGCTACGACCACTGCCGCGTACACCAGCGAAATCCTGCGTGGCGGATTACAGGCAGTCCCCCAGGGCGAGGTGGAAGCTGCCGGCGCGCTGGGTATGAACCGGCGTGACACGCTGCGGTTCATCGTCATTCCCCAGGGCTTCAGGGTGGCGATCCCGTCCCTCATTGGCTTCGCCATCCTGATATTCCAGGCCACATCCCTGGCGTACACGGTGGCGTTGCCGGAACTGCTCAGCCAGGCGTATTCGATCGGTTCCTCCACGTTCAACTACCTCAGCGTGCTGGTTCTGGCAGGCCTCATGTATGCCGCCATCACCATTCCAGCCAGCTGGCTCACCAGCAGGGCAGAAAAACGTCTCGCCCGTCACCTCTAA